Sequence from the Bacillus thuringiensis genome:
CTGCTTCTGCTACTTTGCCAGAATTTCAGCGTAAAGGCTGTCATACTGCATTAATTCAAAAAAGAATTGAGACAGCCATTGAATCCAATTGTCATTTAATAGTTGGGCAAGCAAGGTTTGGTAGCAGCAGTCAAAATAATATGGAACGTGCCCATATGAAAATCGCTTATACAAAATCAATCTGGACCGCAAAAGACATGTAATTAACATTCTTTCTCTTCTCATTACAACTTTATACACTTTATGACAATTCCTTTTCAACTTTATTAATCATTTGAATATTCAAACTAAATTTGTTACGCTATTACTAGATACATCATTCAACTTGCAATATGAAAAGAGAATTCTAATCAAACTACAAGGAGGAAAAATGTATGAGTAAGCATGATCATGGTTTAAAAGAAAAAGTAGAAGGTGCCATTGATAAGGTAAAAGGTGAAGTAAAAGAAGTTGTCGGGAAAGTAACTGACAATAAAAAATTACAAGCTGAAGGAAAATGGGATAAAGTAAAAGGCACTGCTAAAGATACTGTGGGTAATGTAAAAGAAAAAGTTCATGAATATAAAGAGCATAAAGAGAATAAATAAAAGTACCAAAATGTATGGTTGTGCAAGTAGTAAGTTAATAGAGAGTTTGTATTAAAATCATTTTAAAACTACAAATAGATGCCTCAAGGCATCTATTTGTCTATAAACAACTATTTTAATTACCTAATCACTCAAGCTTTTCCTTACTAACATTTTCTAACATAATGCCTTTGCTACAGTAAAGGCTTACTTTGTGAAATTTGGTTTTAGGTCACCTGTATACGGTTCATGCTCAACGAAGATTTTGATATCTTTTCCATTCGCATCTTTCCCCATTCTTGTATACGTAAATTTCTCTTTATTTAATTCAGTAAGTTCAAGAACTGCACCGTATTTATTATTTCCTAACGAAACGTGAGCTCTTATTTTATTACCATGTACAACATCAAAGAAACCATAGTCCCCACGACTTTCTCCTGTATTCACATTGAAAAACTCGTATTTATTTGTATTTTTATCATATTTTGCTAGACTGATTAAGTTTGAGTTATATTTTGTTACATTATTACCCTGTTCGTCTAATACCAAGGTTCCGTTCCATAGTGTACTAGATAAAATTTCATCTCCATCAACGTCTGTAACTATTTTACCCGTCGTGCTCTCTAAATTTTTATCAGGTCGCGTGAAAGACAGCTCTTTTTCATGATAAGGAACATGTTCAACAAATACTTCTACATCGTTCCCTTTTGCATCTTTCCCCATTCTTTTATATGTAAATTTCTCCTTATCTAATTGCGTTAATTCAACAACTGCTTGATAATTTTGCGTCTCAGAAATTAACACTCTTTTCTTTCCATCATTGGTTATAAAAAAGGTACCGCTATCATTACGACTCTCTCCTGTATTTGCATTAAAAAATTCATACCTTGCCGTTTTAGCATCATACTTTGCAAGCCCAATGAAATTTTGATTTTCTTTCGTTAAATCATTATGATCTTTGTCATAGACTTTTGTCCCTTGCCAATTTGTTTCACCAAGTATGCTAGCTAATAGTTGCCCTTTCGTTTGTTGAGTTTGCTCAGTTTCTTGTATTGCATTGTATAAAAATTGTGCATACTGTTCACGCGTCACATCCATATTTGGAGCAAAGTTCCCTCCGCCTACTCCTTTTGCAATATTATTTGTTTGAACAGCACTAATTGCATTTCTTGCCCATGAGTTCGTTGAAACATCATTAAAAGTGTGATCACTCTTTGCCTTTAAATGAAAAGCATTTGTAAGAACCTGTGCCATTTCTGCACGTGTTAAGGATGCCTTCGGTCTAAAGTTCCCATGCTCGTCACCCTTAAAAACACCCATTTCTGTTAAAGACAAGATTTCCTTTATATAGCTTGTTGACTCTTCACTTACGTCTCCATATAAGTTCTGATAATTTTTGTCTTCTGCCAGATTAAAATAACGATACAGTAAAGCTGCAACTTGTTCGCGTGTTACGCTATCTCCAAAACCAAATCTCCCATCATCATAGCCAAAAATGATTTTCTCATCTTTTAATTGACGAATCGCCTCATATGCCCAGTGCCCCTGTGGAACATCTTTGAATACACCAGTATGATTCGTTTGTGGTGTAATCTCTTCTGCTTTCACCTCTCCACCTTTTTCAGTTAATAGAACTCCACCTAAAACTGCTGATATGATACATGTTTTTAAAATTGTTTTATTCATAGCTTTCCAATACCTTCCTTCATTTAACAAAAAATCACACCACTTATCTTCCAAAAGAAGATTCTATGTGAGCAATTCATGTTTTAAATTTTGATTACAGCTAATTGGATACAAAGTGTTACACCTTCAAAGTTCTTTTTCGTAGTATCCATAGCTGCTATATAAAAGAATTATAAATAGCAACTATAAACTACCCATAAATAAATTATTAAATAAAGATAAAATTAAGATAATATATTTTTAATCTCAATCTATAAAAAAACGTTATTCTTTCTCATCTAGCTTGTT
This genomic interval carries:
- a CDS encoding CsbD family protein, translating into MSKHDHGLKEKVEGAIDKVKGEVKEVVGKVTDNKKLQAEGKWDKVKGTAKDTVGNVKEKVHEYKEHKENK
- a CDS encoding DUF4822 domain-containing protein, encoding MNKTILKTCIISAVLGGVLLTEKGGEVKAEEITPQTNHTGVFKDVPQGHWAYEAIRQLKDEKIIFGYDDGRFGFGDSVTREQVAALLYRYFNLAEDKNYQNLYGDVSEESTSYIKEILSLTEMGVFKGDEHGNFRPKASLTRAEMAQVLTNAFHLKAKSDHTFNDVSTNSWARNAISAVQTNNIAKGVGGGNFAPNMDVTREQYAQFLYNAIQETEQTQQTKGQLLASILGETNWQGTKVYDKDHNDLTKENQNFIGLAKYDAKTARYEFFNANTGESRNDSGTFFITNDGKKRVLISETQNYQAVVELTQLDKEKFTYKRMGKDAKGNDVEVFVEHVPYHEKELSFTRPDKNLESTTGKIVTDVDGDEILSSTLWNGTLVLDEQGNNVTKYNSNLISLAKYDKNTNKYEFFNVNTGESRGDYGFFDVVHGNKIRAHVSLGNNKYGAVLELTELNKEKFTYTRMGKDANGKDIKIFVEHEPYTGDLKPNFTK